The bacterium genome includes a window with the following:
- the phoU gene encoding phosphate signaling complex protein PhoU: MKKHYSEQLAGLRELVLRMGGLVEQMTRRVVQSLVERNVGLLAEVRAMETQVNQLHIDVDEACIELIALRQPAAADLRFIAAAMKINADMERIGDQAINMVERAEVLLTVPPLKPLIDIPRMADIAQEMLKASLDAFVTGDDALAYATILKDDEVDQLKDQVFRELLTFMMADPTTIPRAMELILVSRHLERIGDHATNICEDVIFMVKGKDVRHQGPLA, from the coding sequence ATGAAAAAGCACTATTCGGAACAGCTGGCGGGGCTTCGCGAACTGGTCCTCCGGATGGGAGGGCTGGTGGAACAGATGACGCGGCGGGTCGTCCAGTCGCTCGTCGAGCGGAACGTAGGCCTCCTCGCCGAGGTCCGGGCGATGGAGACCCAGGTCAACCAGCTCCACATCGATGTCGACGAGGCGTGCATCGAGCTCATCGCGCTCCGCCAGCCGGCGGCGGCCGATCTCCGCTTCATCGCCGCCGCGATGAAGATCAACGCGGACATGGAGCGGATCGGGGACCAGGCGATCAACATGGTCGAGCGGGCGGAGGTGCTCCTCACCGTGCCGCCGCTCAAGCCGCTGATCGACATCCCCCGGATGGCGGACATCGCACAGGAGATGCTGAAGGCCTCCCTCGACGCCTTCGTCACCGGGGACGACGCGCTGGCATATGCGACGATCCTGAAGGACGACGAGGTCGACCAGCTCAAGGACCAGGTCTTCCGCGAACTCCTGACGTTCATGATGGCGGACCCGACCACCATTCCGCGGGCGATGGAGCTGATCCTCGTCTCGCGACACCTGGAGCGGATCGGGGACCACGCGACCAACATCTGCGAGGACGTGATCTTCATGGTCAAGGGGAAGGACGTCCGGCACCAGGGGCCGCTCGCCTGA
- the pstB gene encoding phosphate ABC transporter ATP-binding protein PstB: MGNVFEIRDLSSWFGDHQVLKKIRMDIAKNSVTSVMGPSGCGKSTFIRCLNRMHDLTPGFRMEGEILLDGTNIYSEKVDPVHLRRRVGMVFQQPNPFPRMSVYENVAVGLKLNGRKLSRSDISEKVERSLVMAALWNEVKDHLKQSGVSLSGGQQQRLCIARALAVEPEVLLMDEPCSALDPMSTAKIEELIEDLSEKYTIAVVTHNMQQAARISDQVAFFLMGELIEMDKSGKIFTNPSDKRTEEYITGRFG, encoded by the coding sequence ATGGGAAACGTATTTGAAATCCGCGATTTGAGCAGCTGGTTCGGGGATCACCAGGTGCTGAAGAAGATCCGGATGGACATCGCGAAGAACTCCGTAACCTCGGTGATGGGCCCCTCGGGATGCGGAAAGAGCACCTTCATCCGGTGCCTCAACCGGATGCACGACTTGACCCCCGGGTTCCGCATGGAGGGGGAAATCCTCCTCGACGGGACGAACATCTACTCGGAAAAGGTGGACCCTGTCCACCTCCGCCGGCGGGTCGGGATGGTATTCCAGCAGCCGAACCCGTTCCCCAGGATGTCGGTCTACGAGAACGTGGCCGTAGGGCTCAAGTTGAACGGGAGGAAGCTCTCCCGGTCGGACATCTCCGAGAAGGTGGAGCGGTCGCTCGTCATGGCGGCACTCTGGAACGAGGTGAAGGATCACCTGAAGCAGTCGGGGGTGTCCCTCTCCGGCGGGCAGCAGCAGCGCCTCTGCATCGCCCGGGCCCTCGCCGTGGAACCGGAAGTGCTCCTGATGGACGAGCCGTGCTCGGCGCTGGACCCGATGTCCACCGCGAAGATCGAGGAACTGATCGAGGACCTGAGCGAAAAATACACGATCGCCGTCGTCACGCACAACATGCAGCAGGCCGCGCGCATCTCCGACCAGGTCGCCTTCTTCCTCATGGGGGAACTGATCGAGATGGACAAGAGCGGGAAGATCTTCACGAACCCGTCCGACAAGCGGACGGAGGAGTACATCACCGGACGATTCGGGTGA